The genomic region CCTGCGTACGACGCGCTAACGTCGATGAAGCTGATTCTAAATAACAGTTTCTTTTCGTATAACGAAAAGATCGTTCGAGACTTTTTCGATTTGATGGCTCTCAGTCTTTGCGAGAACCGAAGCGTTCTCAATCCAGGAGATTATATCATCGTCGTTTCGATGGATTCTCAAAGAAAGGTTCACTTTGAAACCTGCGTCATCAAGGAAATTTACAGACATCAGACAAGACCTCTTCTCGAAAGAATCGGAACGATTCGTCCCGTCATCACGAACAAAGGAAAGATCAAGATTGAAGGTTACGATCCTCATTCTTTCCGTCAGGACAAAAGAAAGGCGGTTTTCGATCTGAACAACAGTATGGATCCGAGAAGAGTGATTTACATCATCGATCCGGAACTCGAACCGAACCTTTACGAAAAAGTCGATCAGAGTTTCCGAGGAACGGCTCCGCGTTCTGTCGCTTAAGAAAACCAAAAGATTCTTTTAGAAACTCGCTTTATCCCTGAGCTTTATCCTGTTTTCGTGGTATTATGCCTTCTAGTTGGGGAAAAATCTTTAAAGTCAGTACGTTCGGAGAATCTCACGGAGAATCCGTGGGGGTGGTTGTCGAAGGAGTTCCCGCGGGAATCCCCATTCGTTTAGAAGAAATTCAAAAAGACTTAAACCGAAGAAGACCGGGCCAAAGCAATCTTACAACACCTCGAGACGAGACCGATACGGTTCGAGTCGTATCGGGAGTTTTCGAAGGAAAAACGATCGGGTCGCCGATCGCACTCATTGTCGATAATCAGAACACGATCTCCAAAGATTACGAAAATCTTAGAACGACGTTCAGACCTTCTCACGCGGATTACACGTATCAAGTGAAGTACGGTTTCCGCGCTCACGTAGGTGGCGGTCGTTCTTCCGTCAGAGAAACGATCGGCCGCGTAGCGGCCGCAGCCATCGCAAGAATGATACTCAAGGACGATCTCGGAATCGAAACCGTAGCTTGGGTCGATTCGATCGGAACCGTTCAATCCACAATCGGAGAAAAATATCCGAAGTCCAGGGAAGAGGTCGATCAAAACGAAGTTCGTTGTCCCGAAGAATCCAGCGCCAACGAAATGCGAAACCTGATTCTCAAGATGAAAGAAGCCGGCGACAGTGTCGGCGGAACGATCAAATGCGTGTCCTACAATCTTCCTCCCGGATTGGGAGATCCCGTTTACGACAAATTAGACGGAGATCTTGCAAAGGCCATTCTTTCTATTCCCGCTTGTAAGGGATTTGAAGTCGGTTCCGGATTTTCGGGAACCCTTTTAACGGGAAGCGCGCATAACGATGAATTTTACGTCGAGGAAGGAACCGGAAGAGTCAGAACCAAAACGAACAATTCCGGCGGACTTCAGGGCGGAATTTCCAACGGAGAAGAACTCGTGATCCGCGCGGCCTTCAAACCGACTTCCACGATATTTAAAAAACAGAATACGGTAAATCTTAAGGGAGAAGAAACCACTCTCGAAGCCAAAGGTCGTCACGATCCTTGCGTTCTTCCCCGAGCCGTTCCCATCATCGAAGCGGTCGTCAACTTGGTCCTCGTGGATGCGTATCTCTATCAAAGAGCGATCAATCCTCAGTGGTTTCAAAAATGGGCGAACGTCCCCGATTATTACAAAGACTTAGAACTTTAAGAATCAGTCTCAAAATGGACGGAAGTTTTTCGGCTTCCGTCCGAGCGAAACTCCAAGAACAAAATTCCACGGACAATGAGGAATTTAGAAACGGGTTGCCAGAATGAGAATGGTACGTTTCTATAGAATTGTTTCCCAGTACCGGGTTTAATCAAAAGGATGATTCCATGGTAAAAATCAAGATCGACGGAATCGAGTATGAGGTGGATGAAAAAAAGAACCTCATATCAGCGGCTAAAGATGTCGGAATCGATATTCCTTTCTTCTGTTATCACCCAAAACTTTCCATCGTGGGCATGTGTAGAATGTGCCTTATCGAAATCGAAGGTGTTCCGAGACTTCAAGCGGCCTGCAACACCAAGGTAACGGAAGGGCTTTCCATTTTCACGAAAAACGATCGTATCAAGGAAGCCCGCGAAGGTACGATGGAATTCCTATTGGCCAATCACCCCTTGGATTGTCCCGTCTGCGACAAAGCGGGCGAATGTCAGCTCCAGGACAACGCGTTCAAGGAAGGAAAAGGCAATTCCAGATTTACATTAGAAAAACGGAATGTTCCTCAGGAAGAGATCGGTTCGAACCTGATCATCAATCATAATCGTTGTATCGTATGTTATCGTTGCGTTCGTTTCGAAGAAGAGATCGTGGGAGAATCCAATCTCGGTCTGTTCGAACGCGGATATCATTCCATCATCGGTCTTGCTAAGAATGAACCGATCCAACACAACTTTCAAGGCGCGCTCGCGGATCTTTGTCCGACCGGAGCGCTTCTCAACAATAAAACCTTATTCAAATCGAGAGTTTGGTGGTATAAAAACGCGGAATCGATCTGTCACGGTTGTAGCACGGGTTGTAACATAACGACCAACGTAAGAGACAACAAAATGTATCGTTATATGCCTCGAATCGACGAAGAGAAAGACATGTATTTTCTCTGCGACAAGGGACGTTTCGATATCGATTGGTTGAACGAGAATCGTCTGTTCGCTTATTATCAAAATGGAAAAGTTTCCGAAAGTGCCGTCGTATTACCTGCGATCGCCGAAAAAATCGGAACCGCGAACAAAATCGCGATTCTCGGCGGAGCGAACGAATCGAACGAAAATTTAAAATCCATTCTTCAAAGTGTGGCATCTTTCGGAAAATCGGTTATCGTGGAAGCGAGGGTTCAGGACGTTCAATACAAGGCGCCGGAACAAAGGGACTTTTTGATGACCACGGATTTGAGACCGAATACAAAAGGAGCGACCGATGTCGGATTCGTATCCACGCAAGGAATCGACTCGATTCGTAAATCCGTCGAATCCGGAGAAATCGATCTGGTTTTTGTGATTCAGGAGAATCGAAAAGAATTTTTACCTTCCATTTCGTCTAACGTGACCCTTGTCATGTTGTCCACCAATTTGACCGAAAGCGTTTCCGAAGCGGCTTACGGAGTTCCGATTCAAACGTTTGCGGAACAAGCGGGTTCTTTCACGAACAAAAACGGATTGAATCAGCATTTTCAAAAGGCGATGGAACCTCCGAAAGGATTGTTGAACTCCGGTTCCGTATTTCAAAGACTTGCGGATTTGATTTCCGCTTCTTCTCCAAAGGAGGTGGGCGTTGGGAACCGTTAACGTAATCAGAGTCGCAAGTCGCCATAAACTTTCCTGGTATGAAAAATTCTATTTTTATTCCGTGGGAAAAGGTCTTTGGATCACACTCAAACATTTTATCAAAGCCGCGATTTTAAGAAGAGCGGTAACGATAGAATTTCCGGAAAAGAAAAGAAAGTATTCCACTCGATTTCGCGGAATGCACACGATGAAACGCGACGAACAAGGCCGCGAAAGATGTACGAGTTGTTTCTGTTGCATGTGGATTTGTCCAGCGGACGCGATTTATATCGAAGCAGGAGAAGTGACTCCCGAAATTCAGCACCTTCATCCAGAGGATAAATACGCGAAGAAATTCGAAATCGATTTATTACGTTGTATCTTTTGCGGGTTGTGCGAGGAAGCTTGTCCGAAAGGCGCCATCTATTTGGACGGGCCGGGCGAGATGGCGACCG from Leptospira kmetyi serovar Malaysia str. Bejo-Iso9 harbors:
- the aroC gene encoding chorismate synthase; the encoded protein is MPSSWGKIFKVSTFGESHGESVGVVVEGVPAGIPIRLEEIQKDLNRRRPGQSNLTTPRDETDTVRVVSGVFEGKTIGSPIALIVDNQNTISKDYENLRTTFRPSHADYTYQVKYGFRAHVGGGRSSVRETIGRVAAAAIARMILKDDLGIETVAWVDSIGTVQSTIGEKYPKSREEVDQNEVRCPEESSANEMRNLILKMKEAGDSVGGTIKCVSYNLPPGLGDPVYDKLDGDLAKAILSIPACKGFEVGSGFSGTLLTGSAHNDEFYVEEGTGRVRTKTNNSGGLQGGISNGEELVIRAAFKPTSTIFKKQNTVNLKGEETTLEAKGRHDPCVLPRAVPIIEAVVNLVLVDAYLYQRAINPQWFQKWANVPDYYKDLEL
- a CDS encoding 2Fe-2S iron-sulfur cluster-binding protein; this translates as MVKIKIDGIEYEVDEKKNLISAAKDVGIDIPFFCYHPKLSIVGMCRMCLIEIEGVPRLQAACNTKVTEGLSIFTKNDRIKEAREGTMEFLLANHPLDCPVCDKAGECQLQDNAFKEGKGNSRFTLEKRNVPQEEIGSNLIINHNRCIVCYRCVRFEEEIVGESNLGLFERGYHSIIGLAKNEPIQHNFQGALADLCPTGALLNNKTLFKSRVWWYKNAESICHGCSTGCNITTNVRDNKMYRYMPRIDEEKDMYFLCDKGRFDIDWLNENRLFAYYQNGKVSESAVVLPAIAEKIGTANKIAILGGANESNENLKSILQSVASFGKSVIVEARVQDVQYKAPEQRDFLMTTDLRPNTKGATDVGFVSTQGIDSIRKSVESGEIDLVFVIQENRKEFLPSISSNVTLVMLSTNLTESVSEAAYGVPIQTFAEQAGSFTNKNGLNQHFQKAMEPPKGLLNSGSVFQRLADLISASSPKEVGVGNR
- a CDS encoding NuoI/complex I 23 kDa subunit family protein, whose product is MGTVNVIRVASRHKLSWYEKFYFYSVGKGLWITLKHFIKAAILRRAVTIEFPEKKRKYSTRFRGMHTMKRDEQGRERCTSCFCCMWICPADAIYIEAGEVTPEIQHLHPEDKYAKKFEIDLLRCIFCGLCEEACPKGAIYLDGPGEMATDNREDLVLTKERMMQLVGGPILGERL